ACTGGGCTTAAAGTACAGGATGAACACCTGGAAGAGGTGCAATAACATTCTGTTAGGTCTGAGATTTTGCACAACCTGTCTAACCAATACACATAGACAACTAGGATCATGGCGGATCAGAGGTTCTTTGCCAGTGACTGAAATAAGCTGGTGGAGAATGTTCCTTGTGTTCCATGGTCCTCTATCTGGGTTTAAAGGATAAAAAGCAGGCATGCACAGAATAATTGATGGCCTTTGGGTAACTCACCGAAAAGTAGAGCAGCAGAGACCCGAAAAGGATTGTCTCAAGGAGGACGAGTCCAGATGCACGGATTCTCTGCAGGAGGAACCATCGGACAGAGTTACGGGTTCAGTGAGGACAGAAGCAGTTTAAAAGGAAAGTTATTCGAGCATTAATGTTTGGAATGACAAAGATAATGATATGAGCAACTGCCATCTGATATTCCTTTTCTCGCTCTTTTGGTTTTTAACCGAAAAAATGTAGTGGAATGTGGTTGCTGGGCTCAACACTGCTCAGCAACAACTGAAAATCAGATTCCTTCGGAGGATCATTTTTCCCTACTTAAGCGCcacatagacgcgacgattcttcttgcagaacgaccgattttagggaagcccgaccgatccttcaaaattatcgtgcggttagtgggattcgaacgatcgcacatcttgcgatttttcggccgacatctgtcaggaaattgatcgggcaggtcaaaaaatctttgtcgtcccagtacaatctatctatgtttgcagggccaagcagctcccctttgtttgcctggcaaattggtctttttagttgatagtaaagatcgtacgatcgttctgagaagatcatggTTTCATGAtcaggatcttttaaaaatctcaacatctatggccagctttatgttgCATCACTTTCTGTTAATCTGTTATTCCTACTGCATCCCGGTTGCTAGACTAAGagggactctagcaaccagataattcTTCATATTCCAGAACGCAAAAACCAACTAAACTGCTGGAAAAATAAACCCCAAACACTTACTTTGCTGTCGCGGAAGTTGTAAGACACCAGCATGCTCAGGAACACCACCAGCATCCCCGTAGCCTGCACCGACAGTACGGTAACCCGGAGGGCCCAGTCCTCCTCCACCAGGCAGGGGCTGCCATCCACGCACGTTGCACAGCCTTCACTGCATGGCCGACAAGCCACGTTAGACATCTCTGAGCCTGTGGGGCGGTCATAAGTACCATCTATAAATACTACAACTCAGTTCTTTGCCATGGGATACAGACACttctatacaaacacacacaaggAAATACACTGTATATGTCTACTTCATATAATAGACATAAGTATATATACATGTACTGACACATTGGTATAATATTCAGGAGTCTATGAACTACATTTATAAAACAGATCTaggtacatatacacatacatatatctatatttacaCAGTGTTACATTACCCTCATGGCGTGTCCTGTAATAGCCAGGCTGGCACACGCATCGGTACCTGCCCAAGGTGGAGCCGTCGTTTTCATCCGATATGCACTGGGTGGGGGGGACACGCAGCTCAGAACATGCCAATTACATGTCACTGCCAACATTGCACATTCCAGCCACAACATAGCCATGTCTGCGCCGCATTCTTATAGGATATATATAAAGCATGGCCTTGGTATGTTCCTTGTTAAATAAGGAAccatcaaaattattattttgggtcAGAATTTCGGATATGTTTAATATCGGGCTAATGCAGCTTTCTGTAATGTTTTCAAGATTAAATTCCCCTAGGGATGAGTGTCCCATTAATTTGAGGCCCAAGTGAGAGATATTCAACCCCTCCAATAGGTTTCCGGCAGCTCAATCACGATGCATTGCAGTCATGCTTAGTCTTTAAACTGAAAGCAAGTCCACAATTAAAAAcgattaaaagaaaaacattagccttactgttcctttatcagTTACTACTAAAAAAGCAATGGCGTAAGGATagcggaagcagaccccacagtcacaggggggcccaacgaacaggggggcccagacttcagggtctgcttcctctataactaACAACAAAAAACTCTCTTACCAGTAGGTGAGAAGGGGGGCAGGGAGTTGGCAGAAGGATGGGGCAGGAGGATGGGGTACAGAGTGAGCCGgtcccctctgaagattttttttgcagggggcccaacGCACTCTAGGTACGTCACTGCTAAAAAGCTTTGCAAAGTACACCTGCCCTTATGGgtttatgttttaaaggaaaactatacccttcaaacaatgtaggtctctatgaaaaagatattgcataaaacagctcatatgtaaaaccctgcttcatgtaaataaaccattttcataataatatacttttttagtaggatgtaccattgggtaatcataaatagaaaactgccattttaaaaaataaggccagcCCCCTGGGAtagtaggattcacggtgcacacaaacaaaccatactttttaggtcacatgagccaattaacagacagaattctgtcttttgcttccacactttttcctgttacagatagaagcacatttatcaagggttgaattttgagggttaataacCCTTCGACCctctaagttaaatccttcgaatatcgaattcgaaggatttagtgcaaatccttcgatcgaacgaacgattttaaggatttttctttgatcaaaaaaagcttagaaaagtgctggggaaggtccccataggctaacattgcatctcggtaggtttaaagtggcgaagtatgaagtcgaagtattttttttaaagagacagtacttcaattatcgaatggtcgaatagtcgaacgatttttatttcgaatcaaagtcgaaggtcgtagtagcctattcgatggtcgaagtacccaaaaaaatacttcactcgagctttgtaaatgtgccccatagtgtttagtatttctggttaggtgatctctgagggacacacagatcatcacaaaatggtggttcaaggcaagagatgtaaaagggcaaacaTGTTTTCTTGTGAcgcttccctttaaaggagaagaaaagtcatttagcacttgggggtgccaaatgttaggcacccccaagtgattgtatttacttacctgaaaccccgggctggtgctcctatcagcagaaaactgcaccggcccaggttataccagtgagcaccacggagccatcctcttccggttcttctttcttctcgcggctgcgcagtagaacgaaaagccgaactttaactaaaaagtcgaatttttcattctactgcgcatgcgtctgccccgggaaacttgaagcaagaagaagccagaagagaagagctccgtggtgctcactggtataaccccgggccggtgcagttttctgttgataggagcaccggtcctgggtttcaggtaagtcggTACATTCACTTGGAGTCACCTAACATttgtgctaaacgactttccttctcctttaaatatggttCATGGTGATGACCCATCCGTGTAAAAAAGATGCCAAATCCGAGCATGAGTTCCAGTTGTGTTCATAAACGCTCAGCCCCCAAAACTGTAAATTGTTCTCTGGTGTTTAGATTTCTTGCCACTATATACAGCAAGGGGCAGCTGGGTGAGGAGACAACATACCCCATCCCTTTTGGGGGCCCCGTTTACCTGGGTACTGTTCTCATCACAGCTGTGGCTGTTTGCAAACCAAGCCGACCCTTTGGCACATTGGTCTATTCCCAAGTTCAGCAGCTGCACATCCACACGTAAGGTCCCCCTGTGATACAGAAAGTGACGGGTATTGTTCATATCAAACATGTATAACAGAATCATATCATAGGTAATTCCATAGGAAAGTCCACACTGATCTCTTTATATGAATGCAAAAGGCTTGCTTTTTGGACTTTTTTAGCTTGGGGGTCTTGTAGATTGTTTAACACCTGACACTTGAAAAGGTACACTGATAATATAGCGCACTCTAATATAGTAGGCATATGTCATACCCAATGATATTTACATGGCCCCAATCTTCAGTACtaatatagttttatttatttattgatcctGAGTGGGGCCTCCTGGACCTTTGTGTAATTGATCCAGGATTCACAGAATCTTGTTCATTGCTATTTTACAGTAGCTAACTTAATATAAAATGCTTCATTCCGGGACAGAATCTGCTCCTTCCTGAATTGCTAAGAATCTACTTGTCTTGATCACTCCTTTCACAGAATCCTGTTAACTGCTATTTTACAGTAGCTAACTTAATATGAAATGCTTTTTTACAGGATTGAATCAAGCTACTTGCCTTGATTACTCCTTTCACAGAATCCTGTGCCCCACTTACATTTAATAACAATCTACCAACAATCAGCATTGTATAGAGGGAACCCAAAAGCCCCAAAAAAGTTGAGGTGAGGACCCTTGTTCTAGACTCTGGATCTCAAGCCATTTTCTGCAAGGGAATAAAGGCTGGACGTAGAGAGTTGGTGAGGGCTGCCAATTAGAAGATATGCATGTCTGCAAAGGTATAAAGGCAATAAATCTTGCAAAATCAAGTTTCGTGGATGCAGAGCTGAATAATATGCTTTAGGTCTCGAAGCCTTTAAAGGTTAAATTCATTGGACTAgcctaatttttttcaatatgttgTTCTTCCGGGGGCTCTAAGGTTGTAACCTCAGACAAGAACACAGAGGCACTGAGAATTCACAATTCCCTTACGGCACCAGGGAGAGAAATACCAGAATAATAGGAAAGGGTAAAGCTTAGAGGAAAGGCTGCTCCATAGACTCATGAGAACTTGATCAGAATAATGGCTTGTATTGACTTCCAATAGCTCCTGCGTAACATTACACTGAATGCCATGGAAGGTTGTTTACTTGGTACCGAAAATAGAGCTATAATAAAGCTTTTAGTAGTAACTGATTATCAGGGAAGGATAAAAGGTGACAAATGCATGTGATGAGGGAGTTCTTACAATAGGAGCAACTAAAGGTCCCTTTGTCCTTCCCAAAACCAACATCTGTGGACTAAAGGTCACCATACatgggcctataaaagctgctgacagaccgagtccgTGTGgtaggcttccccaatcgatatctggccgaaagtcggggagatctcgattgggcaggttaaaatatCCCATCCACACCTATAcgtgtatgcggtcccgcgatccaaccaccCATTTTGAatgcattgtgatccgatcgttgggctctagggcccacgatcggatcagccagatatcgcccacttcaatgtgggcatttcggggagagatccgctcgttctctgcgtctatggccacgttACGTGTGGCCCTAGAAGCTCAGTATATCTGTTTCCCACAAAGAATGTTTTATCTACATATAGATATACAGTGcatatacaaatactgtataggatctattatgcagagaaaaaaacattctctGATTTCTCTTGTACTTCCAATGCAGTCCTACAGTTGCATTGACTTTTCATGTGGTTTAACATCTAGTAGTGCTACGGCTAAAACAAGTGGGCTTGATATATGAAAGTAGAGATCACAGGGAGAAAGATACAAAGGTATTGATGGGTGAGAGCATGGTATATAGGATGGCAATGTTTGCAGGCAGTATATGTGGTGAGTTGAGGACCTAAAGGTACTGAAGGGTCATGGCAGGATAAAGAGGACATTATGGGGGAATATACAAGGATATAAATGTAGAACATTATGGAGATATGAAGGGCTttataggagaggaccttatATGAAAGGTATGATCATGTTCATAAGGGTAAAAGCTGGATTAGAGGGCAGAGACGGAGTAGGGCATGGGTAATGGTGAAGATAAGATTTGAGTGGATACTACTAAAGACTGGAGAGTTGTTGGTAATTAAAGTCAGACTATAACAGGCGTGAGAAATAGAAGAACCTTCTGGCCGTATCTAGTAAGTGAGGAGGAGTGAGACTAAGGCAGGAAAGTACTAATGCAGTTAAGCGCTGGCACCCAGGACCATCTGCTCACATTGTGCCGCCTGGAGAGATTTTTGGCTTAACAGCTGCTCAGTTTGAGGGCGGATGTGACTGATACAGACATGAGTGTGTGAGAGACTAATGTGAGGGGGAGGAAAGAGAGAGGGAAGGTGAGAGGATGGGAAGGCAACAGGGCACCAATGGTGAGTTTATAAATTAACAGTTGTTTATAAAGGCAAACAGGGGGCAGTCTATGAGCTGCTATTTTTGTATAATCACCAGATGAGTGATTCTTATATTACAGATGTTTTAATGGATGGATTGACCCAGATAATGTCATTCTCTGCAGATTAAAAACCACGCAGTATCATTGGCACAGACATTGCACATGTATCAGAGGAGGCACCTTGCTCACAAATGTCCTTTCTTTGCACAATagtattttgttattattacacaGCGCTTGTGAGTTACAAACATTGATTTCAATTTGCTGTAGAAATAGAAATTTGCATTGTATTCTGCCCCCCCCCTTACTGATCAATTTTGTTCCCTTCCATGGTATTTGTTGCCCACAGACATCCACCCCCACCAATATAGATGGCAGTTAGCTCACTTACTTAAACTCTGGACTTAGATCAGGCTTCAGCCCATAGAATGCTGCTGAGAGGGAGGTTATCCATCCTTGCAAAAAGTGTCCCCCCTCGCATTCCAGGAAAGGTTTGGTCCACCGCACATGGCTATGGTCTACAATGTAGCTGTCCCCTCTGCTCCATTTTGGTGTGTCAAGGCTTCGGAGGTCATTCAAAAGAATGGCTTTAGTCAAGGAGGGACTGGCATGGGAATTGTCCCATGACCCCAAGTTCCCTTTGTGCCTTCCATGGTGGAAATCAGAAGAGAGATCTTGAAGAAGAATCTCATGGCCTTTCTTTGTGGCCTGAAGAAGCAGCAGGGGCTTGGAGGACATAGGGTGTGCAGTGAGGGAAAGCAGGGCACGTCGAATGTGTGGGTGTCCACCTGCCAGACTCCTTACCAAAGCATGGTACCACTCCATGTCCTCTTTTATGCTTGACTCACGCATGTCACTGGCCTGGAAAATCATATTGAGGAAGTTGGTGGCATGGAGCAGAGAATCTCGTGGTCCCCTAAGGTGGGAAAGAACTGTCTCTGGTGGGAGTCCCTGCAGTTCAGTGAGCTCAAAACTTTTTGAACAATTGGCTTCTGAAAGCAAAATATGGTCCCCTGAGTGGAGAAAGTTTAGAGCGGCTTTGCTGCCTTCATCATCGACTGGGTCTATATCAGGGGAAGGGGACAGAGAAGTCATTGGAAAAGAGGTGGAAGAGGTAGAAGGGGGAGAAGGAAGAGAAGCATGAAGAGATGATGTGGATTCTATAGAAGGTGAAGAGTCTGCTGGGACAGAGACTGCTAAGGTAGAAACAGAGGAAGGAAACAAGGTGCTGGGTGAGTCATTTGAAGTTGTGGATGGTGGAGTGGGTGTTGGTGCTGGCATCCACTCCTTAGCATTTGTTGTCCATGAGGTGCTCTCGTTGGCATGGACTATCTGCTGGGCATGATGGCACCAGAGAAGTAACCACCACAGCACTGCCATTTCTTCTTCTGAGCGAGATTACACAAGGGATATCCTCCCTGCGAGATGTAGGATTAGACTTGGGCCCCGCAGTGATGAATATGATCCATCCATTTCACAGATGGGCCAGCTGCCAGCGAAGATATGAATAATCTACATCAGAGGAACTCTGCGATGAATCCTCCCTGTTCATGCCACCCTGCTACCATCTCCCATGTGCTCTCGCAATAAATATACTGCACACAAATGCTCTTTCCCCACTATAATCCTCTCTTTATCTCCTTTTCAGATCTCCCTTCCCAGTCTACCTCTTTAACTGCTCCTGAATCCCtcctttctttctgtttttgatCTGGATATATGTGCGTCACTTAGTTCCCCAGTCTGTCGCTGGCTCTGCCCCCTGCCCTGTGCCCGCTTCTGCCTAATCCCTGCCCTCATCAATAGACCCAGGTATTCAAGAACAGAAGGGAAGATGTATGGAAAGGTTCCAGGATAAGGGAGGAGAGACTGGAAACAAGGGAGAAGCTGAGATGCGGAGGGGGGAGATTGGCAGCTGACAGTTGGTAGGCtcagtgcagagcagggaaaGATAGAATGCCTTGTGAATTATGGGCATAGGTGTTGCCCTCTGGAAGTGTATGGGGGGTGATGCTCCTATGGGGAGTCACTGGGAAGTGCAAGTTGTGGGACAAAGTGGAAGCTCAGCAGTCAGTGCTGGTGGTGTTTCAAGATGAGCAGATGTGCACAGTGAGGAGATGAGGATGAGAAGCAGATATCCTACCCAGGCTGTGTGTGTGCGTATGTGTGAGAGTGGGTGCTAATTCTAATGGAAGAAGTGCTAGGGAAATGCAGGGAGGTTGGAATGGATTTTCCTGGGTAGGAGGGAGGCAGGCGGCAAGAGGTGGCAGTGAGAGGTGACAGTGAGTGTAGAGGTGGAGACAGCAGGCAGCCAAAGTGATGCTCAGTGAGGGTGCGGGAGATGGGGAGATGTCCTGTGCCGGATGCAAGCCGTGTGTGTGTGGTGTGAACAGGGAGTATCGGCTTCTGCTTTTTCTCCCCTGTAGAAGAGATGCAGCTTGTGTCGTCACACCCTGGATGGAGCTCCATGGCAACCGAGGATGGCAACCAAACCCTGCCCCCTCTCTCACCAGCATCAGTCTGGGTACCATGCAACTGCcgacatacatacacatatctaCATAAGTACATGGGCATGCATCAACATGTGTGCGTCTGCTAAGCAGCATTACCATAATAATAAGTACTCCACATGTCTAGGCCATTAGATAACTAGAAGCAAATCTAGGGCACTCAGACACATTTATGTAACCatccagaacaaaaaaaataaataaataaatatatatatatatatgtagtgagtgtaggactgaccagaccagggatgactttgatgcagttggtcagcttgaatatattgcaatatatggactgGGTGGGCATTTTTAGTTGCCttatgcacaaaatgttccaaatatatggatatgtgtgtgtgtgtgcaccctAATTTCTTTCCCAGGCCCAGTGGCCCATAGTTATTGGTGAGTTATAGGTAAGCCCCCTAggttttatatacagatatataaaacatttgctGTATTTGACCTTCAGCTGTTCTTCCACCTCGGaagctggacttttttttttttgtggttcagAAGGATAAATGTATCTAAAATGTATCCAGAATGAGCACCCCCAGTACCCAAACACCTGAAATAGATACCAAAGCTACAGTATGCTCTACATTCTATCTTCTGCATCGTGTGAATTGAAAAGTGTGCGTTTGTAGgaaaaccctgctgtgaataaaacacacgTGGATACCTGCTTGACGCTACATTCAATACCTCCGCCTCTAAAAATCATATGCCATTCC
The Xenopus laevis strain J_2021 chromosome 9_10S, Xenopus_laevis_v10.1, whole genome shotgun sequence DNA segment above includes these coding regions:
- the gpr179.S gene encoding probable G-protein coupled receptor 179 isoform X2, with amino-acid sequence MAVLWWLLLWCHHAQQIVHANESTSWTTNAKEWMPAPTPTPPSTTSNDSPSTLFPSSVSTLAVSVPADSSPSIESTSSLHASLPSPPSTSSTSFPMTSLSPSPDIDPVDDEGSKAALNFLHSGDHILLSEANCSKSFELTELQGLPPETVLSHLRGPRDSLLHATNFLNMIFQASDMRESSIKEDMEWYHALVRSLAGGHPHIRRALLSLTAHPMSSKPLLLLQATKKGHEILLQDLSSDFHHGRHKGNLGSWDNSHASPSLTKAILLNDLRSLDTPKWSRGDSYIVDHSHVRWTKPFLECEGGHFLQGWITSLSAAFYGLKPDLSPEFKGTLRVDVQLLNLGIDQCAKGSAWFANSHSCDENSTQCISDENDGSTLGRYRCVCQPGYYRTRHEGSEMSNVACRPCSEGCATCVDGSPCLVEEDWALRVTVLSVQATGMLVVFLSMLVSYNFRDSKRIRASGLVLLETILFGSLLLYFSVFILYFKPSVFRCFVLRWVRLLGFCIVYGTIVLKLYRVMKVFLSRTAQRVPYLTSMRLLRMLFVFLLFCIWFLVGWTLGTLENLRRGVLVVIRTQTREGLVFYTCDHDRWDYMMSIAEVLLLCWGSFLCYRARSIPSAFHEPRYMGIAIHNEMIVSAAFHVLRFLIVPSLHPDWTLLLFFIHTHGTVTMTLILLFVPKFLHAGVPPREEIAAEVYEDELDLRRSRSNLNSSITSAWSEHSLDPDDIRNVDG